The nucleotide window ggcttttgtttacgaaatgagacaatagtctgcttattgttaaccagcgttcttgaaaatgagaagcataatggtttgcagacttaacacagtttagaaataatttgttcatattttttggtgttatctgtcgtttacatatccttcctaaaacacaaaagtaccaatatttccaaacacctaaattagctaaaaatttaggaaatgttacaaaactatattttctagaatttcagagaatactttaaatattgactggttattttttacacagtgacgtcatataggcaatggcataaaaccttctaacatacactaggtcacgcgtcaatggtgagcgcactgagtattgtgtataggaaaacgggcagtaccgtaactacagtatgtatggcctactactagtatataaagtaaatccgaactggtttgctgaaggtcgaattccgtaggccacgccgcgcaagatgtacaaatcagctcccggcgatacactgcagatcgcagaattgtgtgcatggtttaccaccactctgcctagctatatagttgtgtacaatactgtatgagtttcttgtgagtgcatgtccatcttaataataagtcggttcgtacttttcataaattactttttgaatcataactatcgtgaccgaggatatcttgcaactacgtgaagctcgtctggcaaattcttaatgactaaattcgcttcacgtaatgagtaagtcgtacttgattggtcagttttacctccgagtaatgaaaaactctaacatgattggtcaatttggctccacggaacaaaaagtcagctacgcgtagcagctccacgttgtggcggttgcggcctaccatatcagtatcccatatgatatttctattgtaagaaaattttatttgttgtcacgtaaatcacaggtttcgtttaaatgtactaactggatattaaatgtactaattggtgaggaccggtattttgctgtggatatgtttaactgcaattttgatgtaaaacatttgaaatccgctgtaaaaattttgataatattcaactctttgagaaaattattttataaaggaatgctggtaaaaccaggtgcaatacaatgtacattattgacacactatcacgctctttatcttcgtcaataatagaataatcgatttcaatcgaattgaatgcatgagtttgtagttgactactgagcgacctaagcgatcgattgctagccaatcagatagaactccttttcttgcgttcagtgaaataccactcgcctgtcgctcactaccactcgcccgtcgctcaccaacggagtattaaatttatatttatcgtataggacgtcgaccgtgtgtattggtttgtgtcgaaattaacctcatatttggccattttatagccacagaatgccatttttagcgctttgcgcgaatttattccacttttgtcccatatttcaccaatttagtttcaataggcctatgctaaaattttcgcgcgcatttgtaccataaggttcactgtactgggtacttttaaaaaatcctaacctaacctaaaacataactttaacccttagattggagctctactagaagtaaaaatatagatagtgaacgaatttagtatttctatatctatgtgagaatgatacaatagaggccctgcatgaaattattgattggctccaaacaaaggttttcaaccggtgtccttcaccgtagttatggcggagtgcagtccattcaatcaaatgttgtcatcaacctatttgatcgtagtgcaggattatgtgtgtgagacgaactgtcacggtagattgcaatcatgcttttgttgaatgcatttgagtagtccgccatatttacgggatgatacgtcgcatgcaaggcctctatatgacatgatgaacatagtcattgatgcatcagttttaaaatagactaggcggttacccatatttggcggttctcggctgggcgcgattaccaggctgatggtgacatgcccatatgacaatttttactaatttgacctcagatgaccccagggtgacattggatgaccccaaaatgacctaaacttataactctaaatgttgactgtacctaccaagtttcatgcccatatatgagcttttactaatttgacctcagatgacccgtggtgaccttggatgaccccaaaatgaccttcaaaaaatgctgctttaaatgttgactgtacctaccaagtttcatgcccatacgacactttttagtaatttgaccttagatgacccctgggaggggaccccgtggtcggatgacttaacgaacataaacatcttcttgccaggacagaactacacccacccaccgagtttgagtcccgtacgacctagtttcatgtccatatgacagtttgtagtcatttgacctcaaatgacccctgggaacgggtcccggggtcggatgacttaacgaacataaacatcttcttgccaggacagaacgtcacccacccaccgagtttgagtcccgtacgacctagtttcatgcccatatgacagtttttagtcatttgacctcaaatgacccctgggagggggccccgggttcggatgacttaacgaacataaacttcttcttgccaggacagagctacacccacccaccgagtttgagccccgtacgacctacgacggcctcacattagcagtcacagacaaaacctaaatctacagaatatatccattactcgtcgatactcgaaagagctcaaaataaataacttagaaaattttcttgatgtcctttaacatgttttcatagttaaccatcgttagccatggatatctatcatgagaactgaccggtgactaagtccgatttattgggacgtttatcggcagtcaacgagtaatgacatACCCATTTCGCTCATCATCAAGGTCCTCTGAAAACAaaccataataaaaattccctttaaagggaaagccagcttcaatgcagaagatgccttgtaattagtttgggtggtggcatttttaggatcactcttttttatgatccatcatgtttcatgacagtccaccaaaccatcaggcatcaatgatgagaacatgcacacagaaacagcaaaccaaacaactcctataacttcctgtcaattaattactccaaattgttctgtctttttgtcttttctgccttttaggctacccttagctcattattaatataaagaaatgcagtttttagttaattggctaaaactgccatcctactttgccttataggcctacatgcacattaattttatattaattcgcaatttatacttaatatagcacattataaaatgtataaagactgatattgttcaattataataggcctacatgtatataaattatacccatatcaaaaataggccctgaaattgcatcgaatttttcccgttgaaaagacaaaactgatgttaagattatttcataaatgacattttgagtcatttttatccataaaacgatacagattataggatatttttactttgacttttacgtccataaaggttttaatcatgttatcaatacactcacatctcatgctgtgctgatctccaggaggtctgcgaatgtaaatctaagaacgcctgataacaaggattctataattttctttcgttgatatgctgtggaaactattataggcctggcatgaacttttaatgtcatatttccttcaaaccataacttttgaaattctcactcgttttcattcgttgaaacggcaaaatatactttctttttcttacaaatccaataacaggtctattatatattttcaccataaaaagttccgcaaagtaattcaaaccaatgctagtaccccgtaatctctttagcaaacaaagacgatctccgaattagatcatagccagctaacgctggcgaaaagaagggatttttttaattataaacaaacaacaaatagTATATCTGAAAGCTGCCGCCCGCGTTCGTTTTGCGACGCAAATTTATTACGGAAAAATTGTCAAGTAAACCCTTTTTCCAAGTTTTTCTAACAAAAACATcggtaaaatatgttttaaatcaTTTGAATAATTGTGTCACTTTGAATTGGTGAATATATTTCAGTAATTATATGAATGTAAGTTTTGAATGTTTAGAGCAtttctagactatgccatagtcaaattttgataaaaaatatgttattattatttaaccatgatgaacgcattcctttgaactcaaaattatactgatgtttattaaacatgttaaaattaaagtgttcgatagtaaaatggtcataaagagtttatataattagatgattagtcattttagtgacaataaaagttatcgaattcaacatatcttgcataattaatatttataatggctcacttcaatactaagcaattctgattttggaatctaccagtttattgatcgcgaaagccccaGTAAAAAATcctggaagctaacaaacagagggagtatggtgactgaaaatatcagatgtgaaaatctatcaattgcacacaaattaatacaaatcagcgttttatgcttaaatgtaatagccagagtatgcaaaatgggcaagtaaactacggagaagtctagtgcaTTTCAAGCTTACATTCAACTGCTTTTGAGTCGGGGGGGTTCCACGTTGGATTTTAAAATCTTCGTACTATATTCTCTTTGGCAGAGCACTTATAGAAACTTTATGTGGATTTATTTTGACGAATCACAGCCATATACGGTTAGGGTACAATTTCGAATAGTGGTCGCTACCCTAAccatcataaccctaaccccggCAGTTATAACGTTTCAgcattcatttgtttgtttgatttatttgttttttacaaaaattgtaGATAAAAATTTATTATAGCTGTTACTTACCAACCATTCTAGTTACTGTTTTCATAGATACCTTGAACCCGAGTACCCTCAATGCACGGCGAACATTCACAACATCTATACACCTTAAtttgaaacaaaagaaattaatCAAATATTAAATCAAACCGAATGCATTCACGAAATACTAATACTTAAACGACGCATCATAACTTTTCCATTGATTTTCATGTTAGAATCAAAATGGTTTAggaaaggggtatgaacgtttggacagtatttattgtgggacattagagcacaacagacacatcgaattgcattctgaatacgaagaatgtccttctgatatcaaataattttgattttttgaaattcgcaatgtaatatatacacattttatggcaaatcatttaaaattgatatttttgatatttaacagtactgaagcaaactttataaatctgatgatttatatttgaagtttatgtaggttggatgaaaagccgacgatcaattgaaaattttgacctttcgtattgaagatatggacttttttccaaaacaccaaacaaattaggtctttttggctTATCGTGAaagttcataaaatgaaaattatttgatatcagaaagacattcttcgtattcagaatgcaattcgataggtctgatgtgctctcatgttccacaaaaaatactgtcgaaacgctgagTAATCCGTGTCCAGATTTCTCGTCTTCTCTGATTcggattcaccttttcggtaaatcccataagcctttgcgaatacacctgagacctcgtcatttgacgtcacgccgatctgcgccgatgcgcacatcgtttatcgaacatcgttactgcgcattgcaagtcggcatgacgtcaaatgacgaattctcaggtgtactcgcaaaggcttatgggatttaccgaaaaggcgaATTGAGTCCATGGTTCGCTCTTTCCATAGTGTCGATTTTTTGGTGTTCCGAAATGAAGTATTTCCCCTCAAAATAGCCAAATTTAGTGAAAATTGTACATAATGATTGGAAATGGCAAAAGTTTTAAtacccgtcgatcatgccactgtttttgaATGGCAAGTTTTTCTACTGCGCAAAATTTCTTTTTTCACTGCGCTTCATGGCCTAAACTGCAACTGAAATAGCACACATCCTTTGAAGATTTAGCGTTGGAGCTAGCCTGCATGGTTGCTTCAAAAAGGTGACATTATTATTTTCGATGACAATTTAGATTCACTGTTTCGTAAAAGCTTGACTATATTATTACCTGGTGTTTGATAATTGCAAATTACAACATTTTTCCATGGAAATGTCCATTTTGATTTTCATCAATATGCACTCACCCTGTATTTTCTTGATCAAATGTGTTAAACACCATCTCCAGATCTCTTATTTCCTGTGCTGTAAATTGTGACCTTATAGCCTCATCCTCAGCAGTCAAACGCTCTTCTTTCTGCTGTACCGGTACTTCACTGTTAATATCAATACCACTGGCAAGTAGTAACGAGTCTTTAAAGTTTTGGGGGTGCTGCTCATTGGAAGAATCGGGTGTGGATTTGTATTCAGACGACATTGAAGACCTGGCTTCGTCGGCTGGATGAGACGACATCCAAGACTCGGGTTCGTCGGCCGGGGATGGCGGTAGACCTGATGGCAACTTTGTTACTTTTGTCGATCTTCGTGtagacattttgaaaaaaaagtcagtACTATTGCGTGCAAATcctaaacagctcttttcagagccactggtgTCTCGTTAGATGCAGTTTAGCACATTTGCTCTCATAGATTATCCTGGAGAAGACAGTGCCGAGTTAATCCTTGGTTATAAATCTTACACTGCTGAAACATTAACCCTGTCGTAAAATTGTATCATAGGCCTATCCAATATCACACAGAACGTGTCGCACCCGGTATATAGCTCCCGGTGACGCACTGTAATGCTGAAAGAAAACA belongs to Amphiura filiformis chromosome 18, Afil_fr2py, whole genome shotgun sequence and includes:
- the LOC140139257 gene encoding uncharacterized protein — encoded protein: MSTRRSTKVTKLPSGLPPSPADEPESWMSSHPADEARSSMSSEYKSTPDSSNEQHPQNFKDSLLLASGIDINSEVPVQQKEERLTAEDEAIRSQFTAQEIRDLEMVFNTFDQENTGCIDVVNVRRALRVLGFKVSMKTVTRMVEDLDDERNGMIVTFSDFLEIVSLRQGDSRDPYEELIQGFKMMDTGNRGKLSYTDLKRAAHQAGVKFTDKDVWEMIEEADLNGDRMVNQDEFIQIMLQTNLF